One Ornithorhynchus anatinus isolate Pmale09 chromosome 2, mOrnAna1.pri.v4, whole genome shotgun sequence DNA segment encodes these proteins:
- the SREBF1 gene encoding sterol regulatory element-binding protein 1, which yields MDVLPFDDPSSLTPLDPSSLTPSLTLSEADDIDSALLSDIDDMLQLINNQDSDFPGLFDSPYGGPSTAIPDARPSGGASPSPGSLGSPLDGFLGGGKGSSPATVEMYQPPPPSLQGFQPPQLMSRPALSQSPPGVKEEPMQLAILQQAQQLPPPPQQLPQLQPPPQQPPGVLITQGYAATPAQPQFASPALLSYQGQSGGFAAASGSPQQPLPNLPVSPQGVSPQGVSPQGAPPPVTIQTQVQHISPQQLLTTTTPAPSQTVTSQIQQVPVLLQPHFIKADSLLLTAVKTDVGSVGSGVKTSSITSLATSTAVQSAPLQTLVSGGTILATVPLVVDADKLPINRLAASGKTPMTQSKGEKRTAHNAIEKRYRSSINDKIVELKDLVVGTEAKLNKSAILRKAIDYIRFLQQTNQKLKQENLSLKMVAQKNKSLKDLVSCGSGRSTDVAMDGGIKLEMMDALTPPPSDAGSPSHSSPLSLCSGGGGSSSGSDSEPDSPLFEDTKMKPEQLVSPLGMLDRSRLALCTFVFLCLSFNPLASLLGGAGPRAPAAASHRPGRSVLTTDNRDVSGWGQCLLPTLLFWLLNMLVVLGASVRLFIYGEPVTRPHSESSVLFWRHRKQADLDLARGDFAQAAQNLWMALKALGRPLPTSHLDLVCSLLWNLIRHVLQRLWVGRWLAGRAGGFRRDRELKAHVRTSCRDAALVYHKLHQLQMTGKHTGGHLSAVSLALSAVNLAECAGGAVSVATLAEVYVAAALRIKTSLPRGLHFLARFFLSSARQVCLAQSGSVPPALQWLCHPVGHRFFVDGDWSVRAVLKESLYSSAGSPVDPLAQVTQLFREHLLERALGCVAQPKQTVDTADGHREFSDALEYLQLLNGCSDAIGAPDHSLSIGPSSSAGADQVAKWWASLVTVVIHWLQRDEEAAGRLYSLVEHMPKTLQASEKPLPWAALHSFRAVRALLAKDGGPASLAHCDKASGYLRESLTVATSPAHSHIDKAVQLLLCDLLLVTRTSLWRQPAAAAAARGAAPGLRAPGLAPGAAVASSRT from the exons ATATGTTACAGCTGATCAACAACCAGGACAGCGACTTCCCGGGACTCTTCGACTCGCCCTACGGGGGCCCCAGCACTGCCATCCCGGATGCCAGGCCTTCGGGAGGAGCGtcgccctcccccggctccctggGCTCCCCCTTGGATGGCTTCCTGGGTGGAGGCAAGGGGTCGTCCCCAGCCACGGTCGAGATGTACCAGCCCCCGCCACCGTCACTCCAGGGCTTCCAGCCTCCTCAGCTGATGTCCAGGCCGGCCCTCAGCCAGTCCCCGCCGGGGGTCAAGGAGGAGCCCATGCAGCTGGCGATTCTTCAGCAGGCCCAGCAGCTGCCCCCACCTCCGCAACAACTCCCGCAGCTGCAGCCCCCACCTCAGCAGCCCCCAGGCGTGCTCATCACCCAGGGCTACGCGGCGACCCCGGCCCAGCCTCAGTTCGCGTCCCCGGCCCTGCTGAGCTACCAAGGCCAGAGCGGCGGCTTCGCGGCTG CCTCTGGGAGCCCGCAGCAGCCCCTGcccaacctgccagtctcacctcagGGGGTCTCACCTCAGGGGGTCTCACCTcagggggccccgccccccgtcacCATCCAGACGCAGGTCCAGCACATCTCTCCCCAGCAGTTGCTGACGACCACCACCCCGGCACCCAGCCAGACCGTCACCTCCCAGATTCAGCAGGTTCCA GTCCTCCTGCAGCCCCACTTCATCAAGGCCGACTCCCTGCTGCTGACAGCCGTGAAGACCGACGTGGGCTCCGTGGGGTCGGGGGTGAAGACATCTAGCATCACGTCTCTGGCCACCTCGACGGCCGTCCAGTCGGCCCCCCTGCAG ACCCTGGTGAGCGGAGGCACCATTCTCGCCACGGTGCCACTGGTGGTGGATGCCGACAAGCTGCCAATCAACCGGCTGGCCGCCAGCGGGAAGACCCCCATGACGCAGAGCAAGGGGGAGAAGCGGACGGCCCACAATGCCATCGAGAAGCGCTATCGCTCCTCCATCAACGACAAGATTGTGGAGCTGAAGGACCTGGTGGTGGGCACGGAAGCCAAG CTGAACAAGTCAGCCATCTTGAGGAAGGCCATCGACTACATCCGCTTCCTGCAGCAGACCAACCAGAAACTGAAGCAGGAGAACTTGTCGCTCAAGATGGTGGCCCAGAAGAACA AATCCCTCAAAGACTTGGTATCTTGCGGAAGCGGCAGGAGCACGGATGTGGCCATGGATGGTGGCATCAAGCTGGAGATGATGGATGCTCTGACGCCACCCCCCTCGGACGCGGGCTCCCCCTCCCACAGCAGCCCCCTCTCGCTATGCAGCGGGGGAGGCGGCAGCAGCAGTGGCAGCGACTCCGAGCCTGATAGCCCCCTCTTTGAAGACACGAAG ATGAAGCCGGAGCAGCTGGTTTCTCCCTTGGGCATGCTGGACCGCTCACGCCTGGCCCTCTGCACCTTTGTCTTCCTGTGCCTCTCCTTCAATCCGCTGGCTTCTCTGCTGGGTGGAGCCGGCCCCAGGGCCCCTGCCGCTGCTTCCCACCGGCCTGGCCGGAGCGTCCTGACCACCGACAACAGAG atGTCTCAGGCTGGGGGCAGTGCCTCCTGCCCACCCTGCTCTTCTGGCTGCTCAACATGCTGGTGGTCCTGGGCGCCTCCGTACGGCTCTTCATCTACGGCGAGCCGGTCACCCGGCCTCACTCGGAGTCCTCGGTCCTCTTCTGGAGGCACCGCAAGCAGGCCGACCTGGACCTGGCCCGG GGGGACTTTGCCCAGGCGGCCCAGAACCTGTGGATGGCCCTGAAGGCTCtgggccggcccctccccacctcccacctggaCCTGGTCTGCAGCCTCCTCTGGAACCTCATCCGTCACGTGCTGCAGCGCCTCTGGGTGGGCCGCTGGCTGGCCGGCCGGGCTGGGGGCTTCCGGCGGGACCGCGAGCTGAAGGCCCACGTGCGCACCAGCTGCCGGGACGCTGCCCTGGTCTACCACAAGCTGCACCAGCTGCAGATGACGG GGAAGCACACCGGCGGACACCTCTCTGCCGTCAGCCTGGCCCTGAGCGCCGTCAACCTGGCGGAGTGCGCCGGGGGCGCCGTCTCCGTGGCGACGCTGGCCGAGGTCTACGTGGCAGCCGCCCTGCGCATCAAGACCAGCCTCCCCCGCGGCCTCCACTTCCTGGCG CGCTTCTTCCTGAGCAGCGCCCGGCAGGTGTGCCTGGCCCAGAGCGGCTCCGTGCCCCCGGCCCTGCAGTGGCTCTGCCACCCTGTGGGCCACCGCTTCTTTGTGGACGGCGACTGGTCGGTGAGGGCCGTCCTGAAGGAGAGCCTCTACAGCTCCGCCGGAAGCCCAG TGGACCCCCTCGCTCAGGTGACCCAGCTGTTCCGAGAGCACCTCCTGGAGCGAGCTCTGGGCTGCGTGGCTCAGCCCAAGCAGACCGTAGACACGGCCGACGGCCACAG GGAGTTCTCGGATGCCCTGGAATACCTCCAGTTGCTGAACGGCTGCTCGGACGCCATCGGGGCCCCCGACCACAGCCTCTCCATCGGCCCCAGCTCCTCTGCcg GTGCCGACCAGGTGGCCAAGTGGTGGGCGTCGCTGGTCACCGTGGTGATCCACTGGCTGCAGCGGGACGAGGAGGCGGCCGGACGGCTCTACTCCCTGGTGGAGCACATGCCCAAGACCCTGCAGGCTTCCGA GAAACCCCTGCCGTGGGCAGCGCTGCACTCCTTCCGAGCCGTGCGGGCCCTTCTGGCCAAGGACGGCGGCCCCGCCAGCCTGGCGCACTGTGACAAGGCCAGCGGCTACCTGCGCGAAAGCCTCACCGTGGCCACCTCTCCAGCCCACAGCCACATCGACAAG GcggtccagctcctcctctgcgaCCTGCTGCTGGTGACCAGGACCAGCCTGTGGCGACagccagcagccgccgccgccgcccggggggcCGCCCCTGGGCTTCGGGCACCTGGCCTCGCCCCTGGAGCTGCGGTGGCTTCCAGCAGGACCTGA